One Candidatus Rokuibacteriota bacterium genomic window, GCTCGCGGCGGCGGCGACGGGCGACGCGCGCTACGCCGCCTGGGCGGCGCCGCTCGCCGAGCGGCTGCGTCCGAGGATCGCCGCGAAGACCGTGTTCAAGTCGTTTCCCGCGTACTACGGGGCCGCGCTCGGCGCGATCCTCCACGATGCGCCGGGGCCGCGGGAGATCGCGATCGAGACGGCACGACACCTGGCGCAGCGCCTCTACTCGCCCACGCTCAAGCTCGTCCCGCTGGGCACGCAGGCCGAAGAGGGCGCGCACATCGGGAACACCGAGACGAGCATCGACAGCCTGCAAGCGGCGCCGTTGCTGTTCTGGGCGGCCGGCGCGACGGGCGACGCCGAGCTCCGCGAGGTCGCGGCGAACCATGCGGAGACGATCATCCATCTCCACCTCCGGCTCGATGGCTCGTTCATCCAGTCCAGCTCGCTCGACGCGGCCACGGGTCGCCTTGTCCGCCACTATACGCACAAGGGCTCGAGCGACACGAGCACGTGGGGCCGGGCGCAGGCGTGGGGGACGCTGTTCTCGACGCAGAGCTGGCTGGCCGACCGCCAGCGAGAGGCGTGGATGGCGGCGGCCGTGCGCGGCGCCGACTGGTGGCTCGCCCATGTTCCGGCGGACCGCGTGGCCTTCTGGGATTTCGATGACCCCGCCATCCCGAATGCCGAGCGCGACACCGCCGCCACCTCGATCGCCCTGGCGGCCCTCCTTAAGCTCGCCCGCGTCGCCCCGTCGGAGGCGGAGCGCCTGCGCTACCGCGAGGCGGCGGAGGCGACGGCGCGGGCGCTCGTAGAGCGCTATGTTACGCCCACGCACTCCGGTGACCGGCGCGTACCGGGCATCCTCACCGAGGCGTGCTTCAACAAACGCGCGGATGCTCGGCCCCACGACCGCGCGAACCGCTGCGAGTTCATCGTGGGAAGCTACTACCTTTTGGAGAGTCTGCTCGTCCTGGCGGGCCGCCTGGACCCGCTGCGCGTCTAGTGCCCGGGCCCGTCACGTCCGACGCCCTCCTCATCGTCGGTGAGGCGCCCGCGCAGGCCATGGGGCACGCTCGCCACGCCGTCAGCATGAAAGCGCTGCTTGAGACGCTGGAATCGGCGCACCGACAGTTCCAACGCACTCGCTCCTTCCGTGTTTGTGATGCGGCCGGCCAACGCGGCTTTCAGCAGACCCGGGCGCGGGGCTTCCTTCCTGCTCATCGTGAAGGTCTCCATAGGGGGATGACATTTTCACGAAGCAGTTAGGGATGACACTTCTATTGATCACCGGCAGGACGTGGCCAGCGGCTGTCGCTGTTCCGTAAAAATGTCACCCCCCGGCTCGGGGTGCGTAGGGGGTGGCGTGGCGCCACGGGTGCGTGGGGCTCGGCGTGCGGGCGGCCCCGCTCGTGCAAGGCCCCTACGCCGGGCTGAACGACTGCCACCTCACCGAGAAGCTGCAGGAGGC contains:
- a CDS encoding glycosyl hydrolase, whose amino-acid sequence is MLARAQDTAARVNEGFPHWADPETGRWTTTPDGDWTGGYWIGMLWLAAAATGDARYAAWAAPLAERLRPRIAAKTVFKSFPAYYGAALGAILHDAPGPREIAIETARHLAQRLYSPTLKLVPLGTQAEEGAHIGNTETSIDSLQAAPLLFWAAGATGDAELREVAANHAETIIHLHLRLDGSFIQSSSLDAATGRLVRHYTHKGSSDTSTWGRAQAWGTLFSTQSWLADRQREAWMAAAVRGADWWLAHVPADRVAFWDFDDPAIPNAERDTAATSIALAALLKLARVAPSEAERLRYREAAEATARALVERYVTPTHSGDRRVPGILTEACFNKRADARPHDRANRCEFIVGSYYLLESLLVLAGRLDPLRV